The proteins below come from a single Chryseobacterium sp. MA9 genomic window:
- the glpK gene encoding glycerol kinase GlpK: MNEKLILALDQGTTSSRAILFNHSGEIKYVSQKDFEQIFPTPGWVEHDPNEIWSSQISVAAESIAKAGISGLEVAAIGITNQRETTIVWDKETGEPIYNAIVWQDRRTSKYCDELKEQGHAEMIKEKTGLVLDAYFSATKLKWILDNVEGARQKAEEGKLCFGTVDTWLVWKLTRGKMFITDVSNASRTMLLNIHTLEWDNDLLELFNIPKAILPAVKQSSEIYGETATTLFSTKIPIAGIAGDQQAALFGQMCTTPGMVKNTYGTGCFLLMNTGTEAVSSKNNLLTTVAWKINGEVNYALEGSVFVGGAAIQWLRDGLKIIHSSDQVNELAASVEDNGGVYFVPALTGLGAPHWDQYARGTIVGITRGTTDGHIARATLEGIAFQVYDIVKAMEADSGRASLELRVDGGASASDLLMQIQSDLFGFKIIRPKTLETTALGAAYLAGLAVGYWKDVAEIQSQWIVDKDFHPQLEKEHVDKMVHSWRRAVSRSQSWIED; the protein is encoded by the coding sequence TTTCGAACAGATATTCCCTACCCCAGGCTGGGTAGAGCACGATCCCAACGAAATCTGGTCATCACAAATCTCTGTAGCTGCAGAAAGTATAGCGAAAGCAGGTATCTCCGGACTGGAAGTTGCTGCGATCGGTATTACAAATCAACGTGAAACTACAATCGTTTGGGACAAAGAAACCGGGGAACCCATTTACAATGCTATCGTATGGCAAGATCGCAGAACCTCAAAATACTGTGATGAACTGAAAGAACAAGGACACGCGGAAATGATCAAAGAAAAAACAGGACTTGTTCTGGATGCTTACTTTTCAGCGACCAAACTAAAATGGATTCTTGATAATGTAGAAGGAGCCAGACAAAAGGCGGAAGAAGGAAAATTATGTTTCGGAACTGTTGATACCTGGCTTGTCTGGAAACTTACCCGCGGAAAAATGTTTATCACGGACGTTTCCAATGCCAGCAGAACAATGCTTCTCAACATCCATACCTTAGAATGGGATAATGATTTATTAGAATTATTCAACATTCCGAAAGCTATTCTTCCCGCAGTAAAACAAAGCAGTGAAATATATGGCGAAACTGCCACTACTCTCTTCTCTACCAAAATCCCGATTGCCGGAATTGCAGGTGACCAACAAGCCGCTTTATTCGGGCAAATGTGTACCACTCCGGGAATGGTAAAAAATACCTATGGAACAGGATGTTTCTTGTTGATGAATACAGGAACTGAAGCAGTTTCTTCTAAAAACAATCTTCTTACTACAGTAGCCTGGAAAATCAATGGAGAGGTGAACTATGCACTCGAAGGAAGCGTATTTGTAGGAGGCGCGGCTATTCAATGGCTGAGAGATGGCCTTAAAATTATTCATTCTTCTGATCAGGTGAACGAACTGGCTGCATCTGTAGAAGATAATGGCGGTGTTTATTTCGTTCCTGCATTAACAGGGCTTGGTGCTCCTCATTGGGACCAGTATGCCCGTGGAACTATTGTAGGAATCACCCGCGGTACTACTGACGGACATATCGCCAGAGCAACACTGGAAGGAATTGCATTTCAGGTTTATGATATTGTAAAAGCCATGGAAGCAGATTCCGGAAGGGCAAGCCTTGAATTAAGAGTAGACGGTGGTGCCTCTGCAAGTGATCTTCTGATGCAGATACAGTCTGACCTCTTCGGCTTTAAAATCATACGCCCTAAAACACTTGAAACAACAGCATTAGGAGCAGCCTACCTTGCCGGCCTTGCTGTAGGATACTGGAAAGATGTAGCTGAAATTCAGTCTCAATGGATTGTTGATAAAGATTTCCATCCTCAGTTGGAAAAAGAACATGTTGATAAAATGGTACACTCATGGAGAAGAGCTGTATCACGTTCTCAAAGCTGGATAGAAGATTAA
- a CDS encoding MIP/aquaporin family protein translates to MTPFIAEVIGTMLLILLGNGVVANVVLKDTKGNNSGWIVITTAWALAVFVGVTVAGPISGAHLNPAVTIGLAIAGKFSWDLVPSYIAAQMIGGMLGAFLVWLFHKDHFAITEDEGAKLACFSTGPAIRKTSSNLISEIIGTFVLVFVIFHFSDPSISLQADPTAKVGLGTVGAIPVTFLVWVIGLSLGGTTGYAINPARDLAPRIMHAILPVKGSSDWGYAWIPVIGPITGAIIAAVIYGFLK, encoded by the coding sequence ATGACCCCATTTATCGCAGAAGTTATCGGGACGATGCTTCTTATATTATTAGGCAACGGTGTTGTAGCCAATGTTGTCTTGAAAGATACGAAAGGAAATAATTCCGGATGGATTGTTATTACAACCGCATGGGCACTAGCCGTTTTTGTGGGGGTAACTGTTGCAGGGCCAATAAGTGGTGCCCACCTGAATCCAGCTGTAACCATTGGTCTGGCTATCGCAGGAAAATTTTCCTGGGACCTTGTTCCGTCCTATATCGCAGCTCAAATGATAGGAGGAATGCTGGGTGCATTTTTAGTATGGCTGTTCCACAAAGATCATTTTGCGATTACAGAAGATGAAGGGGCTAAACTGGCCTGCTTCAGTACTGGTCCGGCTATCAGGAAAACATCTTCTAATCTGATCAGTGAGATTATTGGAACATTTGTTCTGGTGTTTGTTATTTTTCATTTTTCTGACCCAAGTATTTCTTTACAGGCAGATCCAACCGCAAAAGTAGGATTAGGTACTGTAGGGGCTATTCCCGTTACCTTTCTTGTATGGGTAATAGGTTTATCTCTTGGTGGAACCACAGGATACGCGATCAACCCCGCGAGAGATCTTGCCCCAAGAATCATGCACGCCATCTTACCTGTAAAAGGAAGCAGTGATTGGGGATATGCCTGGATTCCTGTTATAGGCCCAATTACAGGAGCTATTATCGCAGCAGTTATATATGGATTTTTAAAATAA